From Chrysemys picta bellii isolate R12L10 chromosome 1, ASM1138683v2, whole genome shotgun sequence:
caattattcaagatagttaaatccaaagttgACTgagaaaagttacaaagggatctcacaaaactggatgactgggcaatgAAATGGATGATGAAATTCAgcattgataagtgcaaaatgatgcacactggaaaaaatcatCCTAACTACACATATAtaaggatggggtctaaattagctgataccacccaagaaagagattgTGGAGTCGTCATGGGTAGTTCTTTGAAAACTTCTGCTCCATGAACAGCAGTCGTCAAAAGGGCTAATAGATTGTTAAGAACCATTAAGAAATGGATAGAAAATGTTAtactgccactatataaatccatggtacacccataccTTCAATAGTGTGTTCACTTCTCGTAGCCCCACCTCAAAAAGGACATAGTATAATTTGGAAAGggtcagagaagggtaacaaagatGATTAAGcgtatagaatggcttccatctcaggagagactaaaaagacttggattgttcagcttagaaaagagacaactaagggaggatatgacagaggtctataaaatcatgactgttgtggagaaagtgaatagagaaatgttatttacttatgCACACAATGCAAAAGCCAAGGGTTACCTGATGACATAAATAGGTAGTATATTTAATAAATACaagagaaagtatttttttcatggaGCACAgagctaacctgtggaactcattgccaggggatgttgtgatggccaaaggattaaaaaaagaattaggtaagttaatggaggataggtccatcaatggctataagctGAGATGATTGGGGTGCAAACCCATGCTGCTAGTGTCCCAAAACCTCTGACCGCCAGAATCCAGGATGGgacgagaggggatggatcacttgatgattgtcctgttctgttcacccCCGCGAatcacctggcactggccactatcggaaAACGGggcactgggctaggtggacctttggcctgacccagtatataccgttcttatgttcttatgagacatTTCTTCTCAACAGCTGCAGGAATAGAAGGTGagtataaaaggaaaaaagattccCACTGCATTTCTGCTAGATGTTGTGTGACGTTAGCAGACGGTCAAACAAGCCTCCGAGCCCCAGAAGGAGTCGTCATGTTATCCTCAGCGTCAAAACATTCCTTTAGCACAGAGTAAGACACAGCTAATCGCACACACACGattctattctctctctctctcccacagttGGGAGGAGTGAAGAGTATGTGTAAATGAGCCCATCGCCCAATGCACCAGGCCACAGCACCCCCAATCTCTCTcccaccctgccacccccacaaagCCACGAGTGTAGGGAAGAGTGCGAGatcagcctggggaagccaggctcATCCATGCAAAATGTATCATAAGGCAGCAAAACACAAGGTCCATGGGACGCAGGCCTTTGCTACGGAATGGGGGACTGAGGCCGGcaaagcagtgaccctgagaaGTGGGGGAGTAAATAGCTTTCATTGGACCCAAATTCTGTTGGCGAGaaagaccagcttttgagcttacacagtgtAAGTACATAGTAAAAACACCCCTAGAGTTCCAATGAAAACCTGGCTTTAATTTCCAAGTCCCAAAGCATTTTCTGTTGCCTCCTTTAGCTCAGCAGGGAGCTTCTGCTGCAGCATCGATAAAACACATTGATCACCCGGTTCAGGATCTCTTTTGTTGTCACCCCATAAACGATGGGGTTTAACATGGGCGGAATGAGCACATAGAGGTTGGCCAGTAGGTTGAAAATATAACGTGGGATGATGTACCCAAACTGGTGTGGTAAAGAGGAGAAAACAGCCGGCACGTAGAACATCAGTATGACACAGACATGGGAGCCGCAGGTGCGGAGAGCCTTGAGTCGGGCTTCCTTGGACGGGAGCAGGAAGACGGCCCTGAGGATCAACCCATATGATACAGCAATGAGCACAATATCTAAACCAATTACTAAAAAAGCCACAGCTACACCATACCAGACGTGGACTGTGATGTCATTGCAGGCCACCCGGGCTAGGATCATATGCTCACAATAGGCGTGAGGCAGGAGGTTGGTTCTGCAGAACTTCAGCTGCTTCACGAGAAAGATGAGAGGAAAAATGATACAGAAACTTCTTGTGACAACTGCCAGCCCCATCTTCCCGATCACAGACTTGGTTAGCACAGCGGTATATCTCAGGGGGTCACAGATGGCAACGTACCGATCAAACGCCATGGCCAACAGGATGGCCGACTCGGCAATAAAACTGACATGGATGAAAAACATCTGGGTCAGGCAAGCAGCAAAAGAAATTTCTCCCGCTCTAAACCAGAATACAGCCAGCATCTTGGGCACTGTAGTGGTAGATAACAG
This genomic window contains:
- the LOC135972343 gene encoding olfactory receptor 52B2-like, with translation MMPADNQTVFDPVSYILIGIPGTEESHFWLAIPFCLIYVTSLFGNSLLLFIILTERSLHEPMYLLVSMLAVADLLLSTTTVPKMLAVFWFRAGEISFAACLTQMFFIHVSFIAESAILLAMAFDRYVAICDPLRYTAVLTKSVIGKMGLAVVTRSFCIIFPLIFLVKQLKFCRTNLLPHAYCEHMILARVACNDITVHVWYGVAVAFLVIGLDIVLIAVSYGLILRAVFLLPSKEARLKALRTCGSHVCVILMFYVPAVFSSLPHQFGYIIPRYIFNLLANLYVLIPPMLNPIVYGVTTKEILNRVINVFYRCCSRSSLLS